GGCCGCCTCGATCGGGCAGGTCCACCGCGCGGTGTGGCACGACGGCACGGTGGTCGCCGTCAAGGTGATGTATCCGGGCGTGCGTGAGGCGCTGCTCAACGAACTGCGCTTGCTCCGGTCGATGGCTCCCATGGCCGGGGTCGTTTTCCCGGCGGCCGATGTCCGGACTGCGATTGATGCGCTCTGTGACTACGTTGGCGAGGAACTCGACTTCCAGCAGGAGGCGCACTATCAACGAGCCTTCGCTGCGGGCTACGCCGACGATCCAGATTTCCTGGTACCCAACGTCATCGAACAACAACGCGATGTACTGATCAGCGAATGGGTGGATGCTGTTCCACTGAACGAGCTGATCCGCACTGCTCCACAGGAAGCCCGTGACCGACTGGGAACGCAGATCCTGCGCTTCGTTACGAGCAGCTACGAACGTACCGGATACCTCTATGGTGACCCACACCCCGGCAACTTCCGGCGACTGCCCGACGGACGACTCGGAGTTGTCGACTTCGGAGCATGCTCACCCTATCCCGCCGGATTCTTCGCACTCGCCCACGACATCGGAGAGGCAATCCTCAACGGCGGAGATGACGAACTCAATTCTGCCCTAAGGCAACACGGTTTTGTGGTCCCGGGCCAAGAACTCGACATCGAGGCCATAACAGCTTCCATCGCACCATTTCGCGAGCTGTTCATCTCGCCCGCGGTTCACCTAAACCGCGCCTGGTTCATCCAACAAGTCAACAGCCTCACCGAACCTCGGCTATCCAACGTCGCACGCCAAATGACGGTGCCCGGCGAATTGATACCGAGCACACGCGCCCTTATCCTCCTGTTCGGCGCCCTCAGTCAACTGGGGTGCACAGTGTCGTTTCGCGATGAGATCGTGTCCGGCTGGCCCGGACTGGCCGAGGTGTTGCATCGCTACCAACAACGCACCGAATCCGTTGCTCCTGTTAGCCAGCGATCTTCACCGAACTAGGGGCGCCCACCATCCGGGCACGAACTTCGGGCGGCACGGCTATCGCACGGTCCGGGTTCGCCTTCAGCGCCTCAAGCCAGCAATCCA
This genomic window from Mycobacteroides chelonae contains:
- a CDS encoding ABC1 kinase family protein, yielding MPDQHRGKVVPLFSRRATDASARRIPIPTPVRNAKLAKLPAAYAARRVGGAGKRLLGRSAEEIGRDIQLRTAQHIFEVLGELRGGAQKLGQILALTELTLPSGLAEPYRTALSKLQDSGPSMLPSLVHDTMAANMGENWRQYFSTFDSSRAAAASIGQVHRAVWHDGTVVAVKVMYPGVREALLNELRLLRSMAPMAGVVFPAADVRTAIDALCDYVGEELDFQQEAHYQRAFAAGYADDPDFLVPNVIEQQRDVLISEWVDAVPLNELIRTAPQEARDRLGTQILRFVTSSYERTGYLYGDPHPGNFRRLPDGRLGVVDFGACSPYPAGFFALAHDIGEAILNGGDDELNSALRQHGFVVPGQELDIEAITASIAPFRELFISPAVHLNRAWFIQQVNSLTEPRLSNVARQMTVPGELIPSTRALILLFGALSQLGCTVSFRDEIVSGWPGLAEVLHRYQQRTESVAPVSQRSSPN